The Molothrus ater isolate BHLD 08-10-18 breed brown headed cowbird chromosome 1, BPBGC_Mater_1.1, whole genome shotgun sequence genome includes a window with the following:
- the RNF138 gene encoding E3 ubiquitin-protein ligase RNF138 isoform X2 — protein MAEGAAAAPACFNEDDFYCPVCQEVFKTPVRTANCQHVFCRKCFLTAIRESGTHCPLCRGSVTKKERTYPKRALDVENSMKKASGGCRCCEKQVRFSWMRQHYKTCKKYQDEYGVSSIMPNLQISQDATGNSRSDAIPDTDEMANNQILQGETSGHPTFKCPLCQEANFTRQRLLDHCNNRHLYQIVPVICPICVSLPWADTNQVTRNLVSHLNLRHRFDYGEFVNLQLDEEAQYQNAVQESCHVNF, from the exons ATGGCCGAGGGGgccgcggcggccccggcgTGCTTCAACGAGGATGATTTTTACTGCCCGGTGTGCCAGGAGGTGTTCAAAACGCCCGTGAGGACCGCCAACTGCCAGCACGT GTTTTGCAGGAAGTGCTTCTTGACAGCTATAAGGGAAAGTGGAACGCATTGTCCTCTCTGCCGGGGGAGCGTgactaaaaaagaaagaacGTATCCCAAAAGGGCTCTAGATGTTGAAAACAGTATGAAGAAAGCTTCTGGGGGCTGTAGATGCTGTGAGAAGCAG gttaGATTTTCATGGATGAGACAGCATTATAAAACGTGTAAGAAGTATCAGGATGAATATGGTGTTTCTTCAATTATGCCAAACTTACAGATTTCCCAAGACGCAACAGGGAACAG CAGGAGTGATGCTATACCTGATACTGACGAGATGGCAAATAATCAAATACTTCAAGGAGAAACAAG TGGACACCCAACCTTCAAATGCCCCCTGTGTCAGGAGGCCAATTTTACCAGACAGCGCTTGCTGGATCACTGTAATAATAGACATCTTTATCAGATCGTTCCTGTG ATCTGTCCTATTTGTGTATCTCTTCCTTGGGCAGATACTAACCAGGTTACTAGAAATCTTGTTAGCCATCTAAATCTAAGACACCGGTTTGACTACGGAGAATTTGTG aATCTTCAGCTTGATGAAGAAGCCCAATACCAAAATGCAGTTCAAGAATCCTGTCATGTGAACTTTTAA
- the RNF138 gene encoding E3 ubiquitin-protein ligase RNF138 isoform X1, which produces MAEGAAAAPACFNEDDFYCPVCQEVFKTPVRTANCQHVFCRKCFLTAIRESGTHCPLCRGSVTKKERTYPKRALDVENSMKKASGGCRCCEKQVRFSWMRQHYKTCKKYQDEYGVSSIMPNLQISQDATGNSSRSDAIPDTDEMANNQILQGETSGHPTFKCPLCQEANFTRQRLLDHCNNRHLYQIVPVICPICVSLPWADTNQVTRNLVSHLNLRHRFDYGEFVNLQLDEEAQYQNAVQESCHVNF; this is translated from the exons ATGGCCGAGGGGgccgcggcggccccggcgTGCTTCAACGAGGATGATTTTTACTGCCCGGTGTGCCAGGAGGTGTTCAAAACGCCCGTGAGGACCGCCAACTGCCAGCACGT GTTTTGCAGGAAGTGCTTCTTGACAGCTATAAGGGAAAGTGGAACGCATTGTCCTCTCTGCCGGGGGAGCGTgactaaaaaagaaagaacGTATCCCAAAAGGGCTCTAGATGTTGAAAACAGTATGAAGAAAGCTTCTGGGGGCTGTAGATGCTGTGAGAAGCAG gttaGATTTTCATGGATGAGACAGCATTATAAAACGTGTAAGAAGTATCAGGATGAATATGGTGTTTCTTCAATTATGCCAAACTTACAGATTTCCCAAGACGCAACAGGGAACAG tAGCAGGAGTGATGCTATACCTGATACTGACGAGATGGCAAATAATCAAATACTTCAAGGAGAAACAAG TGGACACCCAACCTTCAAATGCCCCCTGTGTCAGGAGGCCAATTTTACCAGACAGCGCTTGCTGGATCACTGTAATAATAGACATCTTTATCAGATCGTTCCTGTG ATCTGTCCTATTTGTGTATCTCTTCCTTGGGCAGATACTAACCAGGTTACTAGAAATCTTGTTAGCCATCTAAATCTAAGACACCGGTTTGACTACGGAGAATTTGTG aATCTTCAGCTTGATGAAGAAGCCCAATACCAAAATGCAGTTCAAGAATCCTGTCATGTGAACTTTTAA